One window from the genome of Paramormyrops kingsleyae isolate MSU_618 chromosome 3, PKINGS_0.4, whole genome shotgun sequence encodes:
- the LOC111837783 gene encoding uncharacterized protein → MESSESVNQQKKMCKRRKAIVVRIPGAFDEPMEERDSGRESRKRMGRSISEDGAGSTTTRLASKADGEIKTAKLVWTKGDLRGGAGGARGWLCASDMLFVLKPFGVQILRLQPPPAPRSNVSIKYLRRVRRREQQTNEQDQEHKYRGRQSPPRKAATDCHLDPSQNDQLRAWIHGKDLLAKKERLAKRRERRAVRREQRRRERQKEERAKVSEQKVKEWMEKKGGEAASVEKHKRKESELREQISHTGEQVRGTVDASRAGKYKGEGFSRQPATKRMSKLAGVVPSQPEMQNGYPAAKPHHSVRRDPVTPNNGIERRPSAPLLVGKLDQAGVPAEATDYSELQVGVKPRLKAKWKEQNVTSVVGLGNDGIKHKANKSGLLSSKESRQVKENATLRQDSNIMGFQGSESNLRPQGKWVDATRAIQLPQDTNCNLRGHSTRGTRSERLQKKVEEGMERKLRVKKPRVDKEAKLDPQLKHLLPGSSSRRGLVTLHGMKKAGSDITCRNADENTHGRQKAVTADRPWLDETRLKSSNNQDLKMQHKEATASPKVTGKQGAVIASHSIQIRSGGSTDHCIPGASVQKRLGGSAQGIQEGMRLHERPEPQGREAQELSD, encoded by the coding sequence ATGGAATCATCAGAAAGTGTAAATCAGCAGAAAAAGATGTGCAAGAGAAGGAAGGCTATAGTGGTCAGGATTCCAGGGGCTTTTGATGAACCCATGGAGGAGCGAGACTCTGGCAGGGAATCCAGGAAAAGGATGGGGAGATCCATCTCCGAGGATGGAGCAGGAAGCACAACAACCCGACTAGCTTCCAAAGCTGATGGAGAAATCAAGACAGCAAAGTTGGTTTGGACAAAAGGAGACCTGCGGGGAGGTGCGGGCGGAGCCAGGGGGTGGCTTTGTGCCAGTGACATGCTGTTTGTGCTGAAACCATTTGGGGTGCAGATCCTCAGGCTACAGCCACCACCAGCTCCCAGAAGCAATGTCTCCATCAAATACCTGAGGAGGGTCAGAAGGAGGGAACAACAGACTAATGAGCAGGATCAGGAGCACAAGTACCGGGGTAGGCAGAGTCCCCCCAGGAAGGCGGCCACTGATTGTCACCTGGACCCCAGTCAGAATGATCAGCTGAGGGCCTGGATTCATGGGAAGGACCTGCTGGCTAAAAAGGAGAGGCTTGctaagaggagagagagaagggctGTGAGGAGAGAGCAGAGGAGGAGGGAGCGACAAAAAGAGGAGAGGGCAAAGGTGTCGGAGCAGAAAGTCAAAGAGTGGATGGAAAAGAAAGGCGGGGAGGCCGCCAGTGTTGAGAAACACAAAAGAAAGGAAAGTGAGCTAAGGGAGCAGATATCTCACACAGGGGAACAGGTGAGAGGCACTGTGGATGCTTCTAGAGCAGGCAAATACAAGGGTGAAGGATTCTCCCGACAACCAGCAACAAAGCGCATGTCTAAGTTGGCTGGTGTGGTTCCCAGTCAACCAGAAATGCAAAATGGGTATCCAGCTGCAAAACCGCATCATTCAGTTAGGAGAGATCCCGTTACCCCGAATAATGGAATAGAGAGGAGACCATCTGCACCACTGCTGGTTGGGAAACTTGATCAAGCAGGTGTCCCTGCAGAGGCTACTGACTATTCTGAGCTTCAGGTGGGTGTAAAGCCAAGGTTGAAAGCAAAATGGAAGGAGCAAAATGTTACCAGTGTGGTGGGACTCGGTAATGATGGTATAAAACATAAGGCAAATAAATCAGGCTTGCTTTCCTCCAAGGAATCTAGACAAGTGAAGGAAAATGCTACACTGAGACAAGACAGCAACATCATGGGATTTCAGGGGTCTGAAAGCAACCTGAGACCGCAGGGCAAGTGGGTGGATGCAACACGTGCCATCCAGTTGCCTCAGGACACCAACTGCAATCTTAGAGGTCATTCCACCAGAGGGACTCGCAGTGAGAGGCTGCAGAAGAAGGTGGAAGAAGGGATGGAGAGGAAGCTAAGGGTGAAGAAGCCAAGGGTAGATAAGGAAGCTAAACTGGATCCTCAACTCAAGCACCTTCTCCCGGGATCATCCAGCAGGAGGGGACTTGTCACACTGCATGGGATGAAGAAGGCAGGCAGTGACATCACTTGTCGCAACGCTGATGAAAACACTCATGGACGTCAAAAGGCGGTCACAGCCGACCGGCCCTGGCTGGATGAAACCAGGTTGAAATCCTCAAATAATCAGGATTTGAAGATGCAGCACAAAGAAGCAACAGCATCACCCAAGGTCACAGGAAAGCAGGGAGCCGTTATAGCTTCTCACTCCATTCAGATAAGATCGGGCGGATCCACTGACCATTGCATCCCGGGGGCTAGTGTGCAAAAGAGACTGGGGGGCAGTGCCCAAGGGATACAGGAGGGCATGAGACTGCATGAGAGGCCAGAGCCTCAGGGTAGAGAAGCCCAAGAGCTTTCAGACTAA
- the klhl42 gene encoding kelch-like protein 42, with protein MSSSEQIIAITIDDKTYNVSKSKLIEKSDYFRALYSSGMRESGEDSVQLQGLSVPGLELVLEFINTSKVQVANETLEDLIETASFLQVTSILKLLLSEIRLDNCVELYNLSEIYGTHDLRNACLKFMSCHYHPMLRRSEFRNLPAALRNQVREMRMKGTATLVAIGDFIGTCLDLAEQDEPWSMLRYGELEQRWKPLANNLPSDMVNVRGYGSAVLDNYLFIVGGYRVTSQEISAAHCYNPCRNEWNQVAPLNQKRSNFKLLAVNGKLYAVGGQTLGTVECYSPEQDWWTCVSSLPNPLAEFSACECQGRIYVMGGYTARDRNTNVLRYCPISDTWTVFRSCPAHVRKQQMLSVEDTIYLVGGYTHELGPDRRRVSQTEDMLTVQSYNVTTGEWLCLKENTSKSGLNLTCTLHNDGIYIMSRDVGLPTSLEHRVFLKYNIFSDAWEAFRRFPALGQNMLLCSLYLPNVL; from the exons ATGTCATCCTCGGAGCAGATCATTGCCATCACTATTGATGACAAAACGTACAATGTGAGCAAAAGCAAGCTGATAGAAAAGAGCGACTACTTCCGCGCTTTGTACAGCTCCGGAATGCGGGAATCAGGGGAGGACTCggtgcagctgcagggactTAGTGTCCCGGGGTTGGAGCTGGTCCTGGAGTTCATCAATACCTCGAAGGTGCAGGTCGCTAACGAGACTTTGGAAGACTTGATTGAAACGGCCTCCTTTCTACAAGTAACTTCGATTTTGAAGCTGCTTCTGTCGGAAATAAGGTTGGACAATTGCGTAGAGCTGTATAACCTCTCGGAAATATACGGGACGCACGACTTAAGGAATGCCTGTCTCAAGTTCATGAGCTGTCACTACCATCCCATGTTGCGGAGATCCGAGTTCCGCAACCTGCCAGCCGCTTTGCGCAATCAGGTGAGGGAGATGCGCATGAAAGGCACCGCGACCCTAGTCGCGATCGGAGACTTCATAGGCACCTGCTTGGACTTGGCAGAACAGGACGAGCCGTGGTCCATGCTCCGGTACGGAGAGTTGGAACAGCGCTGGAAACCGTTGGCCAACAACCTGCCGTCAGACATGGTCAACGTCAGGGGATATGGGTCTGCAGTCCTGGACAACTATCTGTTCATAGTTGGAGGCTACAGAGTGACGAGCCAGGAAATTTCGGCGGCCCACTGTTATAACCCTTGCAGGAATGAGTGGAATCAGGTTGCACCACTGAACCAGAAAAG GTCCAATTTCAAGCTGCTAGCAGTCAACGGGAAGCTGTATGCCGTGGGGGGGCAGACTTTGGGGACTGTGGAGTGCTACAGTCCCGAACAGGACTGGTGGACCTGCGTTTCCTCCTTGCCTAACCCTCTGGCAGAGTTCTCGGCCTGCGAGTGTCAGGGCAGAATCTATGTCATGGGTGGCTACACAGCCAGAG ACAGGAACACAAACGTGCTGCGGTACTGCCCTATCTCTGACACGTGGACCGTGTTCCGCTCCTGCCCTGCCCACGTACGCAAGCAGCAGATGCTCTCCGTGGAAGATACCATTTATCTGGTAGGGGGGTATACCCACGAGCTGGGGCCAGACCGACGGCGGGTCAGCCAGACGGAGGACATGCTGACTGTGCAGTCCTACAATGTGACCACAGGCGAGTGGCTCTGCTTGAAGGAAAACACCTCCAAGTCGGGCCTGAACCTCACGTGCACGCTTCACAACGACGGCATCTACATCATGAGCCGCGACGTGGGCCTGCCCACCAGTCTGGAGCACAGGGTCTTCCTTAAGTACAATATCTTCTCCGACGCCTGGGAAGCTTTCCGCCGCTTCCCGGCCCTGGGTCAGAACATGCTCCTCTGCTCACTCTACCTGCCCAACGTTCTGTGA
- the LOC140588248 gene encoding uncharacterized protein, with amino-acid sequence MESQVLAERYLLRLTLYDTENLHSVSDGCMDLLVPTETISARVTNLQEAALTIHSVVSLARSLPYLHCRVMGDPYRMRQVYPSFLQVDILPPNYTPPERNTSLQLPHATPMDVTSEGITTSPSDWMQCDGSFVPHCSAPSGGEWTTVNFGDQTCFRFCAPVSYMENYADIVGRCTLTDYTAYGDCLFSVVVDLLTKEEGT; translated from the exons ATGGAGTCCCAAGTTCTGGCAGAAAGATACCTACTGAGACTGACATTGTATGACACGGAGAACCTTCATTCTGTCTCAG ATGGCTGCATGGATCTGTTGGTCCCCACTGAAACCATATCAGCACGGGTCACCAACCTTCAGGAGGCGGCCCTGACAATCCACAGCGTCGTCTCCCTGGCCCGCAGCCTCCCGTACTTGCACTGCCGTGTCATGGGCGACCCCTACAGGATGAGGCAGGTTTATCCCTCCTTTCTCCAAGTGGACATCCTGCCCCCTAATTACACACCCCCAGAAAGAAACACAAGCCTGCAGCTCCCTCATGCCACCCCCATGGATGTGACCTCAGAGGGTATCACGACCTCTCCCTCAGACTGGATGCAGTGTGACGGCTCATTTGTGCCACACTGCAGTGCCCCCTCAGGCGGAGAGTGGACCACTGTCAACTTCGGTGACCAGACCTGCTTCAGGTTCTGTGCCCCAGTCAGCTACATGGAGAATTATGCTGACATTGTGGGGAGATGCACGCTCACCGACTACACGGCCTATGGAGACTGCCTGTTCTCTGTGGTGGTGGACCTGCTCACCAAGGAGGAAGGCACTTAA